A single region of the Brachypodium distachyon strain Bd21 chromosome 3, Brachypodium_distachyon_v3.0, whole genome shotgun sequence genome encodes:
- the LOC100842964 gene encoding SPX domain-containing protein 1 — translation MKFGKSLSSQIVETLPEWRDKFLSYKDLKKRLKHIADAGAGERQSKRQRAGDGGIDGSPPPPPIVTPEEAGFVCLLEAELEKFNAFFIEKEEEYIIRQKELQDWVVRAAEMGSAEELMRVGKEIVDFHGEMVLLVNYSALNYTGLVKILKKYDKRTGALIRLPFIQRVLQQPFFTTDLLHKLVKECEVMLDQLIPASKPSVPSMDGKEESDSDEKPTKPISSLANGGRVLELDEIEDMRGMYMKSTVAALRALKEIRSGSSTVSMFSMPPLHGSNGQEEQER, via the exons ATGAAATTCGGCAAGAGCCTGAGCAGCCAGATCGTGGAGACGCTGCCGGAGTGGCGCGACAAGTTCCTGTCCTACAAGGACCTCAAGAAGCGGCTCAAGCACAttgccgacgccggcgcgggcgagcggcagAGCAAGCGACAGCGCGCCGGTGACGGGGGCATCGacggctcgccgccgccgccgccgattgTGACGCCGGAGGAGGCCGGGTTCGTCTGCCTCCTCGAGGCGGAGCTCGAGAAATTCAACGCCTTCTTCAtcgagaaggaggaggagtacATCATCCGGCAGAAG GAGCTCCAGGACTGGGTGGTGAGGGCGGCTGAGATGGGGTCGGCGGAGGAGCTGATGCGGGTGGGGAAGGAGATCGTCGATTTCCACGGCGAGATGGTGTTGCTCGTGAACTACAGCGCTCTCAACTACACCG GATTGGTTAAAATTCTCAAGAAGTACGATAAGAGGACCGGTGCCCTGATCCGCCTCCCGTTCATCCAGAGGGTACTGCAACAGCCCTTCTTCACCACTGACCTCCTTCATAAGCTTGTGAAGGAATGCGAGGTGATGCTGGACCAGCTCATACCAGCAAGCAAACCTTCTGTACCAAGCATGGATGGAAAAGAAGAGAGCGACAGTGACGAGAAGCCCACAAAGCCCATCTCGTCCTTGGCCAATGGCGGCAGGGTCCTGGAACTGGACGAGATTGAGGACATGAGGGGCATGTACATGAAGAGCACGGTGGCCGCACTCAGGGCGCTGAAGGAGATCCGGAGCGGGAGCTCGACGGTGAGCATGTTCTCCATGCCTCCTCTGCACGGCAGCAACGGtcaggaggagcaggagagaTGA
- the LOC100830521 gene encoding uncharacterized protein LOC100830521, translating into MAGPSNSGVEVSAAVPAWLLTLLGVAFFQPCPAHLGVPRNECNHYCIDCSTAGPGNNAVFCSLCLRDHAVHHQVLQIRRSSYSDVIRVAEAEEVADVSLVQTYVINADRVVFLNPRPTAPGHGSKCVGAAGTCLECPRALIDAAFCFCSLGCKLKGMGSDPALTFALEPDREGAAGPSGQQVAEPSANEHPEATTQGAAQFQRPGQTSYRRLPRKGVKRQPERAPFF; encoded by the exons ATGGCGGGGCCGAGCAACTCCGGCGTGGAGGTTTCCGCGGCGGTCCCTGCGTGGCTGCTGACGCTGCTGGGCGTGGCCTTCTTCCAGCCGTGCCCCGCGCACCTCGGCGTGCCCAGGAACGAGTGCAACCACTACTGCATCGACTGCTCCACCGCCGGGCCCGGGAACAACGCCGTCTTCTGCTCCTTGTGCCTCCGCGACCACGCCgtccaccaccaagtcctccag ATCCGGCGGTCGTCGTACTCCGACGTGATccgggtggcggaggcggaggaagtgGCGGACGTCTCGTTGGTTCAAACCTACGTCATAAACGCGGACAGGGTCGTCTTCCTCAACCCGCGCCCCACGGCGCCCGGCCACGGCAGCAAGTgtgtcggcgccgccggcacATGCCTCGAGTGCCCCCGCGCGCTcatcgacgccgccttctGCTTCTGCTCCCTCGGCTGCAAG CTCAAGGGAATGGGGTCGGACCCGGCCCTGACGTTCGCGCTTGAGCCGGACCGCGAGGGGGCCGCAGGGCCATCGGGCCAGCAGGTCGCCGAGCCCAGCGCGAATGAACACCCTGAAGCTACGACGCAAGGCGCGGCCCAGTTTCAGAGGCCCGGACAGACCAGCTACCGGAGGCTGCCCAGGAAGGGCGTCAAGCGTCAGCCCGAACGGGCGCCATTCTTCTGA